The proteins below come from a single Chelmon rostratus isolate fCheRos1 chromosome 12, fCheRos1.pri, whole genome shotgun sequence genomic window:
- the LOC121614546 gene encoding glutamine synthetase: MATSASATLSKTVKQQYMELPQGDKVQAMYIWIDGTGEGLRCKTRTLDFEPKSIEDLPEWNFDGSSTYQSEGSNSDMYLIPSAMFRDPFRKDPNKLVLCEVLKYNGKPAETNLRITCKKVMEMVDDQHPWFGMEQEYTILATDGHPFGWPSNGFPGPQGPYYCGVGADKAYGRDIVEAHYRACLYAGVQICGTNAEVMPAQWEFQVGPCEGINMGDHLWVARFLLHRVCEDFGVVASFDPKPIPGNWNGAGCHTNFSTKEMREDGGLKAIEDSIEKLGKRHRYHIRAYDPKGGLDNARRLTGHHETSNINEFSAGVANRGASIRIPRNVGQEKKGYFEDRRPSANCDPYAVTEALIRTCLLNEEGDEPADY; the protein is encoded by the exons ATGGCGACATCTGCGAGTGCCACACTGAGTAAAACTGTCAAGCAGCAGTACATGGAGCTCCCTCAGGGGGATAAAGTCCAGGCCATGTACATTTGGATTGATGGAACCGGAGAGGGGCTCCGGTGCAAAACCAGGACACTGGATTTTGAGCCCAAAAGCATAGAAG ATCTGCCTGAGTGGAACTTCGATGGCTCCAGCACCTACCAGTCTGAGGGCTCCAACAGTGACATGTACCTGATTCCTTCTGCCATGTTCCGCGATCCATTCCGCAAAGACCCCAACAAGCTGGTCCTGTGTGAAGTGCTGAAGTACAACGGCAAACCCGCAG AAACCAACCTTCGCATCACATGCAAGAAGGTGATGGAGATGGTGGATGACCAGCATCCCTGGTTTGGCATGGAGCAGGAGTATACTATCCTGGCTACAGACGGACACCCTTTTGGCTGGCCATCCAATGGGTTTCCTGGACCACAAG GTCCATACTACTGTGGCGTGGGGGCGGACAAGGCCTATGGAAGAGATATAGTGGAAGCTCATTACAGAGCTTGTCTGTATGCAGGAGTCCAGATTTGTGGCACAAATGCGGAAGTGATGCCTGCTCAG tgggaGTTTCAGGTTGGACCTTGTGAAGGGATCAACATGGGTGATCATCTCTGGGTGGCACGCTTCCTCTTGCACCGTGTTTGTGAAGATTTTGGCGTTGTTGCCTCATTTGACCCCAAGCCAATCCCTGGTAACTGGAACGGTGCTGGCTGCCATACAAACTTTAGCACAAAGGAGATGAGGGAAGATGGTGGATTAAA AGCCATTGAAGATTCCATTGAGAAGCTTGGGAAGAGGCACCGCTATCACATCCGTGCCTATGACCCAAAAGGGGGGCTCGACAACGCCCGCCGCCTCACCGGCCACCATGAAACCTCCAACATCAACGAATTCTCCGCCGGTGTGGCCAACCGTGGCGCCAGCATCCGCATTCCTCGCAACGTCGGCCAGGAGAAGAAGGGATACTTCGAGGATCGCCGCCCATCTGCCAACTGCGACCCGTACGCTGTGACCGAGGCCCTGATCCGCACCTGTTTGCTGAACGAGGAGGGGGATGAACCTGCGGATTACTAA